The Miscanthus floridulus cultivar M001 chromosome 7, ASM1932011v1, whole genome shotgun sequence genome includes a region encoding these proteins:
- the LOC136468089 gene encoding homoserine kinase-like: MAAAAATSTASAPSSFPSARRARARAGPGARPSLVSLRVRAANPATVNVTAAADPAPVFQSVTAFAPATVANLGPGFDFLGCAVADASLSLGDTVTATLDPTLPPATVSIASVTSPSRPHLADRLSKDPLRNCAGVAAIAALRALGVRSHAVSIHLTKGLPLGSGLGSSAASAAAAAKAVDALFGSRLARDDLVLAGLESEKAVSGFHADNIAPAILGGFVLVRSYDPFHLVPLCSPPALRLHFILVTPDFEAPTSKMRAALPKQVDVHQHVRNSSQAAALVAAVLQGDAGLIGSAMSSDGIVEPTRAPLIPGMAAVKAAALQAGALGCTISGAGPTAVAVIEGEEKGEEVARRMVDAFWSAGKLKATATVAQLDTLGARVIATSSLD, translated from the coding sequence atggcggcggcggcggcgacttcCACAGCCTCCGCGCCCTCCTCCTTCCCCTCCGCCCGCAGGGCTAGGGCCAGGGCCGGGCCCGGGGCTCGGCCATCGCTCGTCTCTCTCCGCGTCAGAGCAGCCAATCCCGCCACGGTCAACGTTaccgccgccgccgaccccgcCCCGGTCTTCCAGTCCGTCACGGCCTTCGCGCCAGCCACCGTCGCCAACCTCGGCCCGGGCTTCGACTTCCTCGGATGCGCCGTCGCCGACGCCTCCCTCTCCCTGGGCGACACCGTCACCGCAACCCTCGACCCCACACTCCCGCCCGCCACCGTCTCCATCGCCTCCGTCACATCCCCGTCGCGGCCCCACCTCGCGGACCGCCTCTCCAAGGACCCGCTCCGCAACTGCGCCGGCGTCGCCGCCATCGCCGCGCTCCGCGCCCTCGGCGTCCGCTCCCACGCCGTCTCCATCCACCTCACCAAGGGCCTGCCGCTCGGCTCGGGGCTCGGCTCCTCcgcggcctccgccgccgccgccgccaaggccGTCGACGCCCTCTTCGGCTCCCGCCTCGCACGCGACGACCTCGTCCTCGCGGGGCTCGAGTCCGAGAAGGCCGTCAGCGGCTTCCACGCCGACAACATCGCCCCCGCAATCCTCGGCGGCTTCGTCCTCGTCCGCAGCTACGACCCCTTCCACCTCGTCCCGCTCTGCTCCCCGCCCGCGCTCCGCCTCCACTTCATCCTCGTCACCCCTGACTTCGAGGCGCCCACAAGCAAGATGCGCGCCGCGCTGCCCAAGCAGGTCGACGTCCACCAGCACGTGCGCAACTCCAGCCAGGCAGCGGCGCTCGTGGCGGCGGTGCTGCAAGGGGACGCGGGCCTCATTGGCTCCGCGATGTCGTCCGACGGCATCGTCGAGCCCACCAGGGCACCCCTCATACCTGGCATGGCGGCTGTCAAGGCGGCGGCCCTGCAAGCTGGAGCGCTGGGCTGCACAATTAGCGGCGCTGGCCCCACAGCGGTGGCCGTCATCGAAGGGGAGGAAAAGGGGGAGGAGGTTGCCCGCAGGATGGTGGACGCCTTCTGGAGCGCAGGCAAACTCAAGGCGACAGCAACCGTCGCTCAACTCGATACCCTTGGTGCCAGGGTCATCGCCACGTCATCGTTGGACTAG
- the LOC136468088 gene encoding calcium-dependent protein kinase 6-like, translating to MGNSCRGSSPTDYYWYGHHNNSSALSSSLSACSSSSSSDLLRNHHQRRRHHRTCSSSSSTSTSTTMRGGGGHQQHLSSPTAVLGHVTPALRDLYAVGRKLGQGQFGTTYLCTELSTGAAFACKSIAKRKLLTPEDVDDVRREIQIMHHLAGHASVVTIKGAYEDPLYVHIVMELCEGGELFDRIVDRGYFSERKAAEIARVIVGVVQACHSLGVMHRDLKPENFLLKDRGHDASLKAIDFGLSVFFKPGQVFTDVVGSPYYVAPEVLCKHYGPEADVWTAGVIIYILLSGVPPFWAETQQGIFDAVLKGAIDFDSEPWPTISDSAKDLIHRMLRSPPADRLTAHQVLCHPWICENGVAPDRALDPAVLTRLKQFSAMNRLKKMALRVIAQSLSEEELAGLKEMFKAMDTDGSGAITFDELKEGLRRHGSNLRESEIRDLMNAADVDNSGTIDYDEFIAATVHMSKLEREEHLLAAFAYFDKDGSGYITVDELEQACRDHNMVDVGLDDIITEVDQDNDGRIDYGEFVAMMKKGIIGHGRLTMRHTSDGSVLHGAG from the exons ATGGGCAACTCCTGCCGCGGCTCCTCGCCCACCGACTACTACTGGTACGGCCACCACAACAACAGCAGCGCCTTGTCGTCCTCCCTCTCCGCCTGCAGCAGCTCTAGCAGCAGCGACCTCCTCCGCAACcaccaccagcggcggcggcaccaccgcacctgcagcagcagcagcagcaccagcactAGCACCAccatgcgcggcggcggcgggcaccAGCAGCACCTGTCGTCCCCGACCGCGGTGCTGGGCCACGTCACCCCGGCGCTGCGCGACCTCTACGCGGTGGGGCGCAAGCTCGGGCAGGGGCAGTTCGGCACCACGTACCTGTGCACGGAGCTGTCCACGGGCGCCGCCTTCGCCTGCAAGTCCATCGCCAAGCGCAAGCTGCTCACGCCCGAGGACGTCGACGACGTGCGCCGCGAGATCCAGATCATGCACCACCTCGCCGGCCACGCCAGCGTCGTCACCATCAAGGGCGCCTACGAGGACCCGCTCTACGTCCACATCGTCATGGAGCTCTGCGAGGGCGGCGAGCTCTTCGACCGCATCGTCGACCGGGGCTACTTCTCGGAGCGCAAGGCCGCCGAGATCGCGCGCGTCATCGTCGGCGTCGTCCAGGCGTGCCACTCGCTGGGCGTGATGCACCGGGACCTCAAGCCCGAGAACTTTCTGCTCAAGGACAGGGGACACGACGCGTCGCTCAAGGCCATCGACTTCGGCCTCTCCGTCTTCTTCAAGCCCGGCCAGGTGTTCACCGACGTGGTGGGGTCCCCCTACTACGTGGCGCCGGAGGTGCTGTGCAAGCACTACGGTCCCGAGGCGGACGTGTGGACGGCGGGGGTCATCATCTACATCCTCCTCAGCGGGGTGCCGCCCTTCTGGGCGGAGACGCAGCAGGGCATCTTCGACGCCGTGCTCAAGGGCGCCATCGACTTCGACTCGGAGCCGTGGCCCACCATCTCCGACAGCGCCAAGGACCTCATCCACCGGATGCTGCGGTCGCCGCCGGCCGACAGGCTCACCGCGCACCAGGTGCTGTGCCACCCGTGGATCTGCGAGAACGGCGTGGCCCCGGACAGGGCGCTGGACCCGGCGGTGCTGACGCGGCTCAAGCAGTTCTCGGCCATGAACAGGCTCAAGAAGATGGCGCTGCGGGTGATCGCGCAGAGCCTGTCGGAGGAGGAGCTGGCGGGGCTCAAGGAGATGTTCAAGGCCATGGACACGGACGGCAGCGGCGCCATCACCTTCGACGAGCTCAAGGAAGGGCTCAGGAGGCACGGCTCCAACCTCAGGGAGAGCGAGATCAGGGACCTCATGAACGCCGCCGACGTCGACAACAGCGGCACCATCGACTACGACGAGTTCATCGCCGCCACCGTGCACATGAGCAAGCTGGAGCGCGAGGAGCACCTGCTCGCCGCATTCGCCTACTTCGACAAGGACGGCAGCGGGTACATCACCGTCGACGAGCTGGAGCAGGCGTGCAGGGACCACAACATGGTCGACGTCGGTCTCGACGACATCATCACAGAGGTGGACCAGGACAAC GATGGCCGCATCGACTATGGCGAGTTCGTGgcaatgatgaagaagggcatcaTCGGCCACGGCAGGCTCACCATGAGGCACACCTCCGACGGCAGCGTCCTCCATGGCGCCGGCTAG